One window of the Streptomyces asoensis genome contains the following:
- a CDS encoding ABC transporter permease has protein sequence MNDLLNQVRLVGDWLASSKQWHGDEGIPRRLVEHLTYSGLSLLFAALIGLTLGLLVGHTGRGAFAVAGVVNLARAIPTFGLVVLVVTLAGLSTTPVLIALVALAVPPILINTFEGVRGVDPATRDAARGVGMTEWEVLVRVEVPMALPLILLGLRIAAIQVVATATVAAYPGLGGLGRFIVDGLSRNDYQLVVGGSTVVVVLALVVQIAFTALRRVLVSPGLRVSASKS, from the coding sequence ATGAACGATCTCCTGAACCAGGTCCGGCTCGTGGGGGACTGGCTGGCGTCCTCGAAGCAGTGGCACGGCGACGAGGGGATCCCCCGGCGGCTCGTCGAACACCTCACCTACAGCGGTCTGTCGCTGCTGTTCGCCGCTCTGATCGGACTGACCCTGGGGCTGCTCGTCGGACACACCGGCCGGGGCGCGTTCGCCGTGGCCGGCGTGGTCAACCTGGCCCGGGCCATCCCCACGTTCGGCCTGGTCGTCCTCGTCGTCACGCTCGCCGGGCTGAGCACCACGCCGGTGCTGATCGCCCTGGTCGCGCTCGCGGTCCCGCCGATCCTCATCAACACCTTCGAGGGAGTCCGGGGCGTGGACCCCGCCACCCGGGACGCGGCCCGAGGGGTCGGCATGACCGAGTGGGAGGTCCTGGTGCGGGTGGAGGTGCCCATGGCTCTCCCGCTGATCCTCCTCGGCCTCAGGATCGCCGCGATCCAGGTCGTGGCCACCGCGACCGTCGCGGCCTATCCCGGTCTCGGCGGCCTGGGCCGATTCATCGTCGACGGGCTCTCCCGCAACGACTACCAGCTGGTCGTCGGCGGCTCCACCGTCGTCGTCGTGCTGGCGCTCGTCGTCCAGATCGCGTTCACCGCGCTGCGGCGCGTCCTCGTCTCGCCGGGCCTGCGGGTCTCGGCGTCGAAGTCCTGA
- a CDS encoding DUF5682 family protein translates to MSLHPTTAPGAPDSPDSPDSPDSPDEALAALTDPAAPYLIGVRHHAPSLAAAVPALLDEAKPDVLLVELPAEMQEWLPWLGHEETRAPVALAAAPGDGGGGGGPAFYPFADFSPELAAVRWAARHGVPVLACDLPLADRAWGEGRDGTAQGEAPGIAGALRARLTGRPGDDLWDRLVEATAPGSPPEALRRAALLTGWALRTDAAASGGVPELDLRRERWMRSRITEATARGERAAVLVGAFHAPALTGPFLAGRGDGSAPAIGGERDETAAPGVGDSAGATVPADDEQGDGTAPAMGEPAGATLPAIGKPADATLPAIGKPADATLPAIGKPAGATLPAIGKPAGATLPAIGKPAGATLPAIGKPADATPPGVGKRDADAVPGVGRPGEGAAGSRAGWITSLIPYAYALLDERSGYPAGIRDPEWQDMVLRAAGDPAALEEALTGAAVRVCAALRDLGHPSGPADAREITRLASDLARLRGLPAAGRGELVEAVQTVLAQGEPYGRGRAVARAMERVLVGTRTGRPAPDAPRSGLVPAVEAEVAGLGLPGPENASGPARDLRLDPLRSDLDRRRELLLRRLTVCGVPYGEAREVVGAGGAEALTSRWEVRWTPATAAMLTAAGVRGVTAAQAAEGVLRERRRAERDAGGSTAAQVLQGLAEAAECGLPTLADERLEDVAEVLPLAGTLPELLAGLALSDRLRSGHVPGLDADGDRTARAAAVAELLTAAAVRQVDGLTGSEDPADAHALLELAHRADLLGGIRLTDALARLAADGSPLMRGAAGAVRVLLGQENAGAFGDRVASWVDGAVDADSRSALTARLSGLLAAAGPLLEAAAPALEPLLGRVSELPDREFLDRLPALRGGFETLSPAARDRLLSVVEERLGTGRVADTDGLDPAALAAWVGADLAARAALRSLGLLPAPGGDEQVPTDATVTVTDKAGPAGEERHDRRLAPADRWRLLLGRRSDRLPSSARALATALDELYGSGRGEGSRGDLTGPGAGGGRDAPYPGVREWSQELAALFGPGIREEVLAAAAASGRRDVLTELDADSVRPSVDLLRTVLRHAGGLPEARLAALRPLVRRLVEALTRQLATRLRPALHGTALPRPSRRPGGGLDLPRTLRANLATARRGPDGTVRVIPERPVFRTRARRAADWRLILVTDVSGSMEASTVWAALTASVLAGVPTLSTHFLAFSTEVMDLTGHVEDPLSLLLEVSVGGGTHIAAGLRHARELVTVPSRTLVVVVSDFEEGYPLGGLLAEVRALVGAGCHVLGCASLDDTGRPRYSTGVAGQLVAAGMPVAALSPLELARWVGEKIA, encoded by the coding sequence GTGTCCCTGCACCCCACCACCGCACCGGGCGCACCGGACTCCCCGGACTCCCCGGACTCCCCGGACTCCCCGGACGAGGCTCTCGCCGCCCTCACCGACCCGGCCGCGCCCTACCTCATCGGGGTACGGCACCACGCGCCCTCGCTGGCCGCCGCCGTGCCCGCGCTGCTGGACGAGGCGAAGCCCGACGTGCTGCTCGTCGAGCTGCCGGCCGAGATGCAGGAGTGGCTGCCCTGGCTCGGGCACGAGGAGACCCGTGCCCCGGTCGCGCTAGCCGCCGCGCCCGGTGACGGCGGGGGCGGCGGGGGCCCGGCGTTCTATCCGTTCGCCGACTTCTCGCCCGAGCTGGCCGCCGTGCGCTGGGCCGCCAGGCACGGCGTCCCGGTGCTCGCCTGCGACCTGCCCCTCGCGGACCGGGCGTGGGGCGAGGGGCGCGACGGCACCGCGCAGGGAGAGGCGCCCGGAATCGCCGGCGCGCTGCGGGCCCGGCTCACGGGCCGTCCCGGGGACGACCTGTGGGACCGGCTCGTCGAGGCCACCGCCCCGGGTTCGCCGCCCGAGGCACTGCGCCGGGCGGCCCTGCTGACGGGGTGGGCGCTGCGGACGGACGCGGCCGCCTCCGGCGGGGTGCCCGAGCTGGATCTGCGGCGTGAGCGGTGGATGCGGTCCCGGATCACCGAGGCCACCGCGCGGGGCGAGCGTGCCGCCGTGCTCGTCGGCGCCTTCCACGCACCGGCGCTGACCGGCCCGTTCCTGGCCGGACGAGGCGACGGCTCCGCGCCCGCCATCGGCGGCGAGCGAGACGAAACCGCTGCCCCGGGCGTCGGCGACAGTGCCGGAGCCACGGTCCCGGCCGACGACGAACAGGGCGACGGCACCGCCCCGGCCATGGGCGAGCCTGCCGGTGCCACCCTCCCGGCCATCGGCAAGCCCGCCGATGCCACCCTCCCGGCCATCGGCAAGCCCGCCGATGCCACCCTCCCGGCCATCGGCAAGCCCGCCGGAGCCACCCTCCCGGCCATCGGCAAGCCCGCCGGAGCCACCCTCCCGGCCATCGGCAAGCCCGCCGGAGCCACCCTCCCGGCCATCGGCAAGCCCGCCGATGCCACCCCCCCGGGTGTCGGCAAGCGGGACGCAGACGCCGTCCCGGGTGTCGGCAGGCCGGGGGAAGGGGCCGCGGGAAGTCGGGCGGGGTGGATCACCTCGCTGATTCCGTATGCCTATGCCCTTCTGGACGAGCGTTCCGGTTATCCGGCCGGTATCCGGGATCCGGAGTGGCAGGACATGGTGCTGCGGGCTGCGGGCGATCCGGCGGCGTTGGAGGAGGCGCTGACGGGGGCGGCCGTGCGGGTGTGCGCGGCGTTGCGGGACCTCGGGCATCCGTCCGGGCCGGCCGACGCGCGCGAGATCACCCGGCTGGCCTCGGATCTGGCCCGGCTGCGCGGGCTGCCCGCGGCGGGCCGGGGCGAGTTGGTCGAGGCGGTGCAGACGGTCCTCGCGCAGGGCGAGCCCTACGGGCGGGGACGGGCCGTGGCGCGGGCGATGGAGCGGGTGCTGGTCGGCACGCGCACCGGCCGGCCGGCACCGGACGCGCCGCGCAGCGGTCTCGTCCCGGCGGTCGAGGCCGAGGTGGCGGGGCTGGGCCTGCCCGGGCCGGAGAACGCCTCCGGCCCGGCACGGGATCTGCGGCTCGACCCGCTGCGGTCGGACCTCGACCGGCGTCGTGAGCTGCTGCTGCGCCGGCTGACGGTGTGCGGTGTGCCCTACGGCGAGGCGAGGGAGGTCGTCGGCGCGGGCGGCGCCGAGGCCCTCACCTCGCGCTGGGAGGTGCGCTGGACGCCGGCGACGGCGGCCATGCTGACCGCGGCCGGCGTGCGCGGGGTCACCGCGGCGCAGGCCGCCGAGGGTGTGCTGCGGGAGCGTCGGCGCGCGGAGCGGGACGCGGGCGGGTCGACGGCCGCGCAGGTGCTCCAGGGGCTCGCGGAAGCCGCGGAGTGCGGTCTGCCGACGCTGGCGGACGAGCGGCTCGAAGACGTCGCCGAGGTGCTGCCGCTGGCCGGTACCCTGCCCGAACTCCTGGCCGGGCTTGCCCTGTCGGACCGGCTGCGGTCCGGTCATGTGCCGGGGCTCGACGCCGACGGGGACCGTACGGCGCGGGCGGCCGCCGTGGCCGAGCTGCTCACCGCGGCGGCGGTGCGGCAGGTGGACGGACTGACCGGTTCCGAGGACCCGGCCGACGCCCACGCCCTGCTCGAGCTCGCGCACCGGGCCGACCTGTTGGGCGGTATCCGGCTCACCGACGCCCTCGCCCGGCTGGCCGCCGACGGCTCCCCGCTGATGCGCGGTGCCGCCGGAGCGGTCCGGGTGCTGCTCGGACAGGAGAACGCCGGAGCCTTCGGCGACCGGGTCGCGTCCTGGGTGGACGGCGCGGTCGACGCCGACTCGCGGTCGGCCCTGACGGCCCGGCTGAGCGGGCTGCTGGCTGCCGCCGGTCCGCTGCTGGAAGCGGCGGCGCCCGCGCTGGAGCCGCTGCTGGGCCGGGTGTCGGAGCTGCCCGACCGGGAGTTCCTCGACCGACTGCCCGCGCTGCGGGGCGGCTTCGAGACCCTGAGTCCCGCGGCCCGCGACCGTCTCCTCTCGGTTGTCGAGGAACGCCTCGGCACCGGACGCGTCGCCGACACCGACGGGCTGGACCCGGCCGCGCTCGCCGCCTGGGTCGGGGCGGACCTCGCGGCCCGCGCCGCCCTGCGGTCGCTGGGGCTGCTGCCCGCCCCGGGCGGCGACGAACAGGTGCCCACCGACGCGACCGTGACCGTGACCGACAAGGCAGGCCCCGCCGGGGAGGAGCGCCACGACCGTCGGCTTGCGCCGGCCGACCGGTGGCGGCTCCTCCTGGGCCGTCGCAGCGATCGACTCCCGTCGTCCGCACGCGCGTTGGCGACTGCTCTGGACGAGCTGTACGGCAGCGGGCGCGGCGAGGGCAGCCGCGGGGACCTGACGGGCCCGGGGGCCGGCGGTGGCCGGGACGCGCCCTATCCCGGGGTGCGGGAGTGGTCGCAGGAGCTGGCCGCGCTGTTCGGGCCGGGCATCCGGGAGGAGGTGCTGGCGGCGGCCGCCGCGTCGGGCCGCAGGGACGTGCTCACGGAGCTGGACGCGGACAGCGTGCGCCCCTCCGTCGATCTGCTGCGCACCGTGCTGCGGCACGCGGGCGGGCTGCCCGAGGCCCGGCTGGCGGCGCTGCGCCCGCTGGTACGGCGGCTGGTAGAGGCACTGACCCGGCAGCTGGCCACCCGGCTGCGCCCCGCGCTGCACGGCACGGCGCTGCCGCGCCCCAGCCGGCGTCCGGGCGGCGGCCTCGACCTCCCACGTACGCTGCGCGCCAATCTGGCGACCGCGCGGCGCGGCCCGGACGGCACGGTCCGGGTCATCCCGGAGCGCCCGGTGTTCCGTACCCGGGCGCGGCGGGCCGCCGACTGGCGGCTGATCCTGGTCACGGACGTGTCGGGGTCCATGGAGGCGTCCACGGTGTGGGCCGCGCTGACGGCGTCGGTGCTGGCCGGGGTGCCGACGCTGTCCACGCACTTCCTGGCCTTCTCCACCGAGGTCATGGACCTCACCGGCCATGTCGAGGACCCGCTGTCGCTGCTGCTGGAGGTCAGCGTGGGCGGCGGCACGCACATCGCGGCGGGGCTGCGGCACGCCCGCGAGCTGGTCACCGTGCCGTCGCGGACGCTGGTCGTGGTCGTCAGCGACTTCGAGGAGGGCTATCCGCTCGGCGGGCTGCTCGCGGAGGTGCGTGCGCTGGTCGGTGCGGGCTGCCACGTACTGGGCTGCGCGAGCCTCGACGACACGGGCCGGCCGCGCTACTCCACGGGCGTCGCGGGGCAGCTCGTCGCCGCGGGCATGCCCGTCGCCGCTCTCAGTCCGCTCGAACTCGCCCGCTGGGTAGGGGAGAAGATCGCATGA
- a CDS encoding ATP-binding protein: MTTTALSPDSDSAGSPGPVRQIVPPEDRYAGELAFLAAYDDGPRPPAWRLTPRAVVTFVMGSDGRALKLPEDAEAPDGVPRRLVVEGKFVGDRALVERCVVTLAGERGLLLVGEPGTAKSMLSELLSTAVCGTSGLVVQGTAGTTEDQLKYGWNYALLLAQGPSRQALVPSPVLTAMSRGAIARVEEVTRCLPEVQDALVSLLSERRIAVPELAGSDDALAHAAPGFNLIATANLRDKGVSEMSAALKRRFNFETVGPIPDLDAETALVRSQARASVERAGAPFQVDDAVLEALVTAFRDLREGRSAEGWEVERPSTVMSTAEAVSVAGALALAAAYFPGDRDVLGLLPGHLLGVVRKDDPADAARLRGYWDGPVRRRAEQGSATWRTLWNLRTVLEG; the protein is encoded by the coding sequence ATGACCACCACCGCCCTGTCCCCCGACTCCGACTCGGCCGGCTCCCCCGGCCCGGTTCGCCAGATCGTCCCGCCCGAGGACCGGTACGCCGGCGAGCTGGCCTTCCTCGCCGCGTACGACGACGGGCCGCGCCCGCCCGCCTGGCGGCTCACCCCGCGTGCCGTCGTCACGTTCGTCATGGGCAGCGACGGCCGCGCCCTGAAGCTGCCCGAGGACGCCGAGGCGCCGGACGGGGTGCCGCGTCGGCTGGTGGTGGAGGGCAAGTTCGTCGGGGACCGGGCGCTGGTGGAGCGGTGCGTGGTCACGCTCGCCGGCGAGCGCGGGCTGCTGCTCGTCGGCGAGCCGGGTACCGCGAAGTCGATGCTGTCCGAGCTGCTGTCCACCGCCGTGTGCGGCACCAGCGGGCTGGTCGTGCAGGGCACCGCGGGTACCACGGAGGACCAGCTCAAGTACGGCTGGAACTACGCCCTGTTGCTGGCCCAGGGGCCGAGCCGGCAGGCGCTGGTGCCCTCGCCGGTGCTGACCGCCATGTCGCGGGGCGCCATCGCCCGGGTCGAGGAGGTCACGCGCTGTCTGCCCGAGGTGCAGGACGCGCTGGTCTCGCTGCTGTCGGAGCGGCGCATCGCCGTGCCCGAACTGGCGGGCTCGGACGACGCGTTGGCGCACGCCGCGCCCGGCTTCAACCTCATCGCCACGGCCAACCTGCGGGACAAGGGCGTCTCGGAGATGTCCGCGGCCCTCAAGCGCCGCTTCAACTTCGAGACCGTCGGACCGATTCCGGACCTCGACGCGGAGACCGCCCTGGTGCGCAGCCAGGCACGGGCCTCGGTGGAGCGGGCCGGCGCGCCCTTCCAGGTCGACGACGCCGTGCTGGAGGCGCTGGTCACCGCCTTCCGTGATCTGCGTGAGGGCCGCTCGGCGGAGGGCTGGGAGGTGGAGCGGCCGTCCACGGTGATGAGCACCGCGGAGGCCGTGTCCGTCGCGGGTGCGCTGGCGCTCGCGGCGGCGTACTTCCCGGGCGACCGTGATGTGCTCGGGCTGCTGCCGGGCCATCTGCTGGGTGTGGTCCGCAAGGACGATCCGGCCGACGCGGCCCGGCTGCGCGGCTACTGGGACGGGCCCGTCCGCCGCCGTGCCGAACAGGGTTCCGCCACCTGGCGCACCCTGTGGAACCTGCGCACGGTCCTGGAGGGCTGA
- a CDS encoding DUF4132 domain-containing protein gives MGWVSAGDYEVALDDGKVVCRNAAGRRLKAVPPKIADEPAVVGLRQLTEWLERHERQCLTDVERWMVRSLPVPFAVVAQVWPDPAWQAALRDLVVTGADGEVAGFLRDADPERGLGLVDLDGDTVRITPDLVHLPHPVLLDDLEELREFAVELGVEQRAQQLFREVWRRPATLDAEGTAVEEYAGGSFKEQRFLHGRVTQLGYRVRGGHAVTSVLEDNRTVEARVWVGDYEGYEEAETGPLVFTDSAGRVLKLGLIGPVAWSEGMRMAAALYAGRDIEDEERAA, from the coding sequence ATGGGGTGGGTGTCGGCCGGCGACTACGAAGTCGCCCTCGATGACGGCAAGGTGGTGTGCCGCAACGCGGCCGGGCGGCGGTTGAAGGCCGTGCCGCCCAAGATCGCCGACGAGCCGGCGGTGGTGGGCCTGCGTCAGCTCACCGAGTGGCTGGAACGGCACGAACGCCAGTGTCTGACCGACGTGGAGCGGTGGATGGTGCGCTCGCTGCCGGTGCCGTTCGCCGTCGTCGCCCAGGTGTGGCCCGACCCCGCCTGGCAGGCCGCTCTGCGCGACCTCGTCGTCACCGGGGCCGACGGCGAGGTGGCCGGGTTCCTGCGGGACGCCGACCCCGAGCGCGGACTCGGTCTGGTCGACCTCGACGGCGACACCGTCCGCATCACGCCCGACCTGGTCCACCTCCCGCACCCCGTGCTCCTCGACGACCTGGAGGAGCTGCGGGAGTTCGCCGTCGAACTCGGCGTCGAGCAGCGCGCGCAGCAGCTGTTCCGCGAGGTGTGGCGGCGTCCCGCGACGCTCGACGCGGAGGGCACCGCGGTCGAGGAGTACGCGGGCGGCTCGTTCAAGGAGCAGCGGTTCCTGCACGGCCGGGTCACCCAGCTCGGCTACCGCGTGCGCGGCGGCCACGCCGTCACCTCCGTCCTCGAGGACAACCGCACCGTCGAGGCCCGGGTGTGGGTCGGCGACTACGAGGGCTACGAGGAGGCGGAGACCGGCCCCCTGGTGTTCACCGACTCCGCCGGCCGGGTGCTGAAGCTCGGTCTGATCGGGCCGGTGGCCTGGTCCGAGGGCATGCGCATGGCGGCCGCGCTGTACGCCGGGCGGGACATCGAGGACGAGGAGCGGGCGGCATGA
- a CDS encoding ABC transporter substrate-binding protein codes for MNTVRRLSRGVSRGAAFGLVAALSLTACGSGDDSDSNPLTGGSGSAGSGDGKSLVVGSANFPENQLLAEIYAEALEAKGLKVTRKFDIGAREVYYDQVVKGGITVFPEYNGALLATAVDKTSTATGTEDINAELKKKLPSSVEILDSAAAQDKDSVTVTAETAAEYNLKTLADLKPVAGDWTIGAGSEFKTRTQGWVGLKKVYGVEFGKFQPLDAGAQSTLLKLLKSDKVQAANIYTTDPAIVEDKLVVLEDPKNLFSSQNVTPLVYKSAVDDTAKAALNGVSAKLTTEDLVEMMKKLVNDKEDAATVAKEWLTKAGLAS; via the coding sequence ATGAACACCGTGCGGCGCCTGTCCAGAGGCGTGTCCAGGGGCGCCGCGTTCGGCCTGGTCGCCGCGCTCTCGCTGACCGCCTGCGGCAGCGGCGACGACAGCGACAGCAACCCGCTGACCGGTGGCAGCGGCAGTGCCGGCAGCGGCGACGGCAAGTCCCTCGTCGTCGGCTCGGCGAACTTCCCCGAGAACCAGCTGCTGGCCGAGATCTACGCCGAGGCGCTGGAGGCCAAGGGCCTGAAGGTGACGCGCAAGTTCGACATCGGGGCCCGTGAGGTCTACTACGACCAGGTGGTCAAGGGCGGCATCACCGTCTTCCCCGAGTACAACGGCGCCCTGCTGGCGACGGCGGTCGACAAGACCAGCACCGCGACCGGTACGGAGGACATCAACGCCGAGCTGAAGAAGAAGCTCCCGTCGTCGGTGGAGATACTCGACTCCGCCGCGGCGCAGGACAAGGACTCGGTCACGGTCACCGCCGAGACCGCCGCCGAGTACAACCTCAAGACCCTCGCCGACCTCAAGCCGGTGGCCGGGGACTGGACGATCGGCGCCGGCTCGGAGTTCAAGACCCGCACCCAGGGCTGGGTCGGTCTGAAGAAGGTCTACGGCGTCGAGTTCGGGAAGTTCCAGCCGCTCGACGCGGGCGCCCAGAGCACCCTGCTGAAGCTGCTGAAGTCCGACAAGGTGCAGGCCGCGAACATCTACACCACGGACCCCGCCATCGTCGAGGACAAGCTGGTGGTGCTGGAGGACCCGAAGAACCTCTTCTCCTCGCAGAACGTCACGCCCCTGGTCTACAAGTCCGCGGTCGACGACACGGCCAAGGCGGCGCTCAACGGCGTCTCCGCCAAGCTCACCACCGAGGACCTGGTGGAGATGATGAAGAAGCTCGTCAACGACAAGGAGGACGCCGCCACGGTCGCGAAGGAGTGGCTGACGAAGGCCGGTCTGGCGAGCTGA
- a CDS encoding ABC transporter permease → MSGGEPLVRWDWIGDHAGELADYTGAHLRLGLLPVLFGLIVSVPLGIACHRWRWLYPPVLTVANILYSIPSLALFMIFVRYTGLTERTVLIPLTLYTLSVLVPNVVDGLASVPEPVRQAATALGFGTVRRVVQVELPIAVPVVIAGVRVAAVSSISLVAVGQLIGQGGLGYYITRGLQLDFPTPIVTAIVLIMLLALATDALLVLAQRLLTPWSRSKVTSS, encoded by the coding sequence ATGAGCGGCGGTGAGCCGCTGGTCCGGTGGGACTGGATCGGCGATCATGCCGGCGAGCTGGCCGACTACACCGGCGCCCATCTGAGGCTCGGCCTCCTGCCGGTGCTGTTCGGGCTGATCGTCTCCGTGCCGCTCGGGATCGCGTGCCACCGCTGGCGGTGGCTGTACCCACCGGTGCTGACCGTGGCCAACATCCTGTACTCGATACCGTCCCTGGCCCTGTTCATGATCTTCGTCAGGTACACGGGGCTGACCGAGCGCACGGTGCTGATCCCGCTGACCCTCTACACGCTGTCGGTGCTGGTGCCCAATGTCGTGGACGGTCTCGCCTCGGTCCCCGAACCGGTCCGGCAGGCGGCCACCGCGCTGGGATTCGGCACGGTACGCCGGGTCGTCCAGGTCGAACTGCCGATCGCCGTGCCCGTCGTCATCGCCGGCGTACGTGTCGCCGCCGTCTCGTCCATCAGCCTCGTCGCCGTGGGACAGCTGATCGGACAGGGCGGGCTCGGCTACTACATCACCCGTGGCCTCCAGCTCGACTTCCCGACCCCGATCGTGACCGCGATCGTGCTGATCATGCTGCTCGCCCTCGCGACCGACGCGCTCCTGGTCCTCGCGCAGCGGCTGCTCACCCCGTGGTCCCGGAGCAAGGTGACGTCGTCATGA
- a CDS encoding DinB family protein produces MSKPTSLDETTSAPAVTGERADLLEALAKQRHFLRFTTRDLTDEQVGQRPTASELCLGGLIKHVASVERGWVAFILEGPSSMPDFTSMTEADFAKRADEFRMLPGETLAGVLKEYAEVAHRTDELVVSLPDLDADHPLPPAPWNEPGVRWSARRVLLHIVAETAQHAGHADIIRESLDGAKSMG; encoded by the coding sequence ATGAGCAAGCCCACCTCCCTCGACGAGACCACTTCGGCCCCCGCCGTCACCGGCGAGCGCGCCGACCTGCTGGAGGCGCTCGCCAAGCAGCGGCACTTCCTGCGCTTCACCACCCGCGACCTCACCGATGAGCAGGTCGGTCAGCGCCCCACCGCGAGCGAACTCTGTCTCGGCGGGCTGATCAAGCACGTGGCCTCGGTCGAACGGGGTTGGGTGGCCTTCATCCTGGAGGGCCCGTCGTCGATGCCCGACTTCACCAGCATGACCGAGGCGGACTTCGCCAAGCGGGCCGACGAGTTCCGGATGCTGCCCGGTGAGACGCTGGCGGGGGTGCTGAAGGAGTACGCCGAGGTGGCGCACCGTACCGACGAACTGGTCGTGTCCCTGCCCGATCTGGACGCGGACCACCCGCTGCCGCCGGCGCCGTGGAACGAGCCGGGCGTGCGGTGGTCGGCCCGCCGGGTCCTGCTGCACATCGTCGCGGAGACCGCCCAGCACGCGGGCCACGCCGACATCATCCGCGAGTCCCTGGACGGGGCGAAGAGCATGGGCTGA
- a CDS encoding alpha-amylase family glycosyl hydrolase has product MTVLYEINTAVWLGELSGRYGRRVTLGDVPGEAWDEIALPGIDTVWLMGVWARSPAGRRIALSDETLRTSFRAALSDVTEADIAGSPYCVRDYVVDASFGGPEGLAEARARLAARGLRLILDFVPNHVAPDHPWVIEHPDRLIRGTADDLSRNPGDFMESGGRILARGRDPFFPSWPDVVQLNAFGDALRAATVDTLVSIGDQADGVRCDMAMLLMNDVFAKTWGDRAGPAPAADFWPYVLPRVRERHPDLLFVAEAYWDLEHALRRQGFDHCYDKRLYDRLLHEDADAVRAHLRADLTCQRGLVRFLENHDEPRAAATLPGARGRAAAVAVATLPGATLWQEGQFEGRRIRPPVFLARRPQEPVDAPLRAFHHRLLTAAAAVRRGEWRPLTPAGRPDNDTHRYLLAWTWTHADVRHLVVVNHSDRPAQARLPLPWGDLPGHEHRLTDLLTSQTYDRDGGELADLGLFVALEAWQTHVFEVG; this is encoded by the coding sequence ATGACGGTGCTCTACGAGATCAACACGGCTGTCTGGCTGGGCGAGTTGAGCGGACGGTACGGGCGCCGGGTCACTCTGGGGGATGTGCCCGGCGAGGCCTGGGACGAGATCGCCCTGCCCGGCATCGACACGGTCTGGTTGATGGGCGTCTGGGCGCGCAGCCCGGCCGGACGGCGGATCGCGCTGAGCGACGAGACCCTGCGGACGTCGTTCCGCGCCGCCCTGTCCGACGTCACCGAGGCGGACATCGCCGGATCCCCCTACTGCGTACGGGACTACGTCGTCGACGCCTCGTTCGGCGGACCGGAAGGACTCGCCGAGGCCAGGGCCCGGCTGGCCGCCCGCGGACTGCGGTTGATCCTCGACTTCGTCCCCAACCACGTCGCCCCCGACCACCCCTGGGTCATCGAGCACCCCGACCGCCTGATCCGGGGCACCGCGGACGACCTGTCCCGAAACCCGGGCGACTTCATGGAGTCCGGCGGCCGGATCCTCGCCCGGGGGCGCGACCCGTTCTTCCCGTCCTGGCCCGACGTCGTCCAGCTGAACGCCTTCGGCGACGCTCTGCGCGCGGCGACCGTGGACACGCTGGTGTCCATCGGGGACCAGGCGGACGGCGTGCGCTGCGACATGGCGATGCTGCTGATGAACGACGTCTTCGCGAAGACGTGGGGCGACCGGGCCGGACCGGCGCCCGCCGCGGACTTCTGGCCGTACGTCCTGCCGCGTGTCCGCGAGCGCCACCCGGACCTCCTCTTCGTCGCGGAGGCGTACTGGGACCTCGAACACGCCCTGCGGCGGCAGGGCTTCGACCACTGCTACGACAAGCGGCTGTACGACCGTCTCCTGCACGAGGACGCCGACGCCGTCCGCGCCCATCTGCGGGCCGACCTCACCTGTCAGCGAGGCCTCGTCCGCTTCCTCGAGAACCACGACGAACCACGGGCCGCCGCCACCCTGCCGGGCGCGCGGGGGCGGGCGGCAGCCGTGGCCGTCGCCACGCTGCCCGGCGCGACGCTGTGGCAGGAGGGCCAGTTCGAGGGGCGCCGGATCCGTCCACCGGTGTTCCTCGCACGCAGACCGCAGGAGCCCGTCGACGCGCCGCTGCGCGCCTTCCACCACCGGCTGCTGACGGCCGCTGCCGCCGTCCGCCGGGGCGAATGGCGGCCGCTCACCCCGGCCGGCCGGCCGGACAACGACACCCACCGCTACCTGCTCGCCTGGACCTGGACGCACGCGGACGTACGCCACCTGGTCGTCGTCAACCACTCCGACCGGCCGGCCCAGGCACGGCTGCCCCTGCCCTGGGGCGACCTGCCAGGGCACGAGCACCGCCTGACCGACCTGCTGACGTCACAGACGTACGACCGGGACGGCGGCGAACTGGCCGACCTCGGTCTGTTCGTGGCCCTGGAGGCCTGGCAGACGCATGTCTTCGAGGTCGGGTGA